One Rosa chinensis cultivar Old Blush chromosome 5, RchiOBHm-V2, whole genome shotgun sequence genomic region harbors:
- the LOC112165922 gene encoding protein STRICTOSIDINE SYNTHASE-LIKE 3 → MKPGRVLAGLFLLLAVYCGTDPFKHSAISDFPDFVSHEIDMPSLSSVPKERDTQNLLQKSEIKFRNQVQGPESVAFDPQGRGPYTGVADGRVLFWNGQAWVDFAHTSPHRSEICDPKPSPMSYLPNEHICGRPLGLRFDKKTGDLYIADAYFGLLKVGPEGGLATSLTTEAEGEPLRFTNDLDIDEEGNVYFTDSSTKYQRRNFLQLVFSADDSGRVLKYNSTTKETTVLERNHQFPNGLSLSKDGSFFVFCEGAKGSLRKYWLKGEKAGTSEVFAVLPGFPDNVRTNDNGEFWVAVHCRRSLYTYFCALFPKLRKVILKLPISAKIQFLIHIGGWPHAVVVKYSPEGKLLQILEDSTGKVVKAISEVEEKDGKLWMGSVLMPFIAVYNIA, encoded by the exons ATGAAACCCGGCAGAGTACTTGCAGGACTGTTCCTGCTGTTGGCTGTCTACTGTGGAACAGACCCTTTTAAGCACAGCGCAATCTCTGACTTCCCGGACTTTGTATCCCACGAAATCGACATGCCCAGTTTGTCCTCGGTTCCTAAGGAGAGAGACACCCAGAATTTGCTTCAGAAATCGGAGATTAAGTTCCGGAACCAAGTTCAAGGCCCTGAGAGCGTCGCTTTTGACCCGCAAGGACGTGGACCATATACTGGTGTTGCCGATGGCAGAGTCTTGTTCTGGAACGGTCAGGCCTGGGTTGATTTTGCACATACTTCGCCTCATAG GTCAGAGATATGTGATCCAAAACCATCACCTATGAGTTACTTGCCAAATGAGCACATCTGTGGAAGGCCGTTGGGGCTCCGTTTTGACAAGAAAACAGGCGATTTGTACATTGCGGATGCATATTTTGGGCTGTTGAAGGTGGGGCCAGAAGGTGGTTTGGCAACTTCACTTACAACTGAGGCAGAAGGGGAGCCATTGAGGTTTACTAATGATCTTGACATTGATGAAGAAGGCAATGTTTATTTTACTGATAGTAGCACCAAGTACCAGAGGAG GAACTTCCTGCAGTTGGTTTTCTCTGCAGATGATTCTGGGAGAGTTCTAAAATACAACTCAACCACCAAGGAAACAACTGTTCTCGAAAGGAATCACCAATTTCCAAATGGTCTGTCTCTGAGCAAGGACGGttccttctttgttttttgtgAAGGAGCTAAGGGCAG CTTACGCAAGTATTGGTTGAAAGGTGAAAAAGCGGGAACTTCAGAAGTGTTTGCTGTGCTGCCTGGATTTCCTGACAATGTCAGAACTAATGATAATGGTGAATTTTGGGTAGCAGTCCACTGTCGCAGGTCCCTGTACACATATTTTTGTGCCTTATTCCCAAAATTAAGGAAAGTCATACTCAAGCTTCCCATTTCAGCTAAGATTCAGTTCCTGATTCACATTGGGGGCTGGCCTCATGCAGTAGTTGTCAAGTACAGCCCAGAGGGTAAGCTTTTGCAGATTTTGGAAGATAGTACGGGAAAGGTTGTTAAAGCTATCAGTGAAGTGGAAGAAAAAGATGGAAAACTATGGATGGGAAGTGTTTTGATGCCCTTCATTGCAGTCTATAACATAGCTTAA
- the LOC112201558 gene encoding succinate dehydrogenase subunit 6, mitochondrial: MGEFVTKHWEGFKDFWGERFSFLDHYSKFIKRDKPLPSWSDSDVEAFIASDPIHGPALKTAREAAKFAVTGSAIGAVSTAGFAWKYSRSLHGSGLAFLAGGVFGWTFGQEIANHSLQLYRFDTLAAQTRFLEWWEDKSERGS; the protein is encoded by the exons atGGGTGAGTTCGTTACAAAGCACTGGGAGGGCTTCAAGGATTTCTGGGGCGAAAGGTTCTCCTTCCTCGATCACTATTCCAAGTTCATCAAGCGTGACAAGCCTCTTCCCTCTTGGTCCGACTCTGATGTCGAAGCCTTCATTGCTTCCGATCCCATTCACGGCCCCGCT ctgAAGACAGCTAGGGAAGCAGCGAAATTTGCCGTTACAGGAAGTGCTATTGGAGCTGTATCAACTGCTGGATTTGCATGGAAATATTCAAGGAGCTTGCATG GTTCTGGACTGGCTTTTTTGGCTGGAGGTGTCTTTGGTTGGACATTTGGACAGGAAATTGCAAACCACTCGCTTCAACTTTACAGGTTTGACACCTTGGCTGCACAAACTAGGTTCCTGGAATGGTGGGAAGACAAGAGTGAGCGAGGGTCTTAA